Proteins found in one Triticum urartu cultivar G1812 chromosome 4, Tu2.1, whole genome shotgun sequence genomic segment:
- the LOC125552941 gene encoding L-ornithine N5-acetyltransferase NATA1-like, whose translation MAAAPTTFSGEVWAELRLADARDVPHIHSLIHQMAEFELLTDLFAATHELLASTLFPTPRPAPFASFTALILDLSPSPAPATGDTVGSRRLDLPASPPLADPEAGAFPSPRGGGRVTAGFVICFPNYSTFLARPGLYVEDIFVRAPWRRRGLGRMMLSAVAGRAAEIGMGRVEWCVLDWNQNAIDFYEGMGAEVFKQWRICRLTGPALDQYKGAGGQAEEEQDAAGKAGQ comes from the coding sequence atGGCGGCGGCGCCGACGACCTTCTCCGGCGAGGTGTGGGCGGAGCTGCGCCTGGCGGACGCGCGCGACGTGCCGCACATCCACAGCCTCATCCACCAGATGGCGGAGTTCGAGCTCCTCACCGACCTCTTCGCCGCCACCCACGAGCTGCTGGCCTCCACCCTCTTCCCCACGCCCCGGCCGGCCCCCTTCGCCTCCTTCACGGCGCTCATCCTCGACCTCTCCCCGTCCCCCGCACCGGCCACCGGCGACACCGTCGGCTCCCGCCGCCTGGACCTCCCCGCGTCCCCCCCGCTCGCCGACCCGGAGGCCGGCGCCTTCCCGTCCCCGCGCGGCGGCGGGCGCGTCACGGCCGGGTTCGTCATCTGCTTCCCCAACTACTCCACCTTCCTGGCCAGGCCGGGGCTGTACGTGGAGGACATCTTCGTGCGCGCGCCGTGGCGCCGCCGCGGGCTGGGCCGCATGATGCTGTCCGCCGTCGCCGGCCGGGCCGCGGAGATCGGGATGGGCCGCGTGGAGTGGTGCGTGCTCGACTGGAACCAGAACGCCATCGACTTCTACGAGGGGATGGGCGCCGAGGTGTTCAAGCAGTGGCGCATCTGCCGCCTCACCGGCCCCGCCCTCGACCAGTACAAGGGCGCCGGCGGCCAGGCGGAGGAGGAGCAGGACGCCGCCGGGAAGGCCGGTCAGTAG